CGCTGCTCACCGACCGGGTACGCAGCGACCCCGCCGCGGTGGCCGCGCTGCTGCACCCGCAGTGGCAGGAGATCGGCGCGTCGGGTCGTCTGTGGTCGCGCGAGGAGCTGCTGGCCGAGATCGGTCCGATCCCTGAGACCACGCTCGACGTGGTGACGGTCGAACAGGTCGAGCCCGACCAGGTGCTGCTCGTCTGGCGCAGCGTCGGCAGCGACCAGGTGGCCCTGCGCAGCTCGTGGTGGACCCGTCGGCACGGACGCTGGGTTCAGCGGTTTCACCACGCGACGCCAGAACGTGCGTAAAATGTGACACACAACTCAGCCGTGTCGCGGGTGCCGTGGCACGGCTAACCTCTGCACTTTCTCCCTGCGTCACCTCACAGGAAGCGAAAATTCAATGACCGTACGTCAACTTGGTGGCGGTTTGGGTGTCCTCGGCGGCATCGTGTGGATCGCGCGATGGCTGATGGCACCGGCGGACGGCCCTGCGGACGTCTTGCGCTACGCGGGCCTCGCGCTCGTGCTGCTCGGGCTCGTCTGCGTCGGCCTGACCCTGGTCAAGGGCCAGGCGCTGTGGCTCGACATCGTGGTGGGCTTCGCCGCGCCGGCGCTCTTCTGGGCCATCTACGAGATGGTCCGGGCCGAGGTCGTCGGGGACGGCCTGCTCTTCCACGGCGTCCTGGGCATCGTCTGGGTGCTCGTCGGGATCGGCCTCATCGTCAAGGGCAAGCCCCGGGTCCAGGACCCGGTGGAGGCGCACGTCTGAACGGCGCCTCCGTGATTCCCCGGCCGCGCGCGGGCGGGGAATCAAGCGACCCCGACGCGGTGTTGTCACCTGCGGCAGTGACGACGACGAAAGGGTCGCGCGTGGACCGGGTGGCGATGATCAGCCTGCACACCTCACCCCTCGACCAGCCGGGGACCGGCGATGCGGGCGGGATGAACGTCTACGTCCTCGAGCTCGCGCGCCGGCTCGGCCAGCAGGGCGTCGAGGTCGACATCTTCACCCGGGCGACGTCCTCCAGCCTGCCGGCCACCGTGGAGGCCGCTCCCGGCGTCCTGGTGCGGCACGTGGCGGCCGGACCGTACGAGGGCCTGGCGAAGGCCGACCTGCCCGCCCAGCTGTGCGCGTTCGCCCGTGAGGTCCTGCGGGCCGAGGCGTGCCAACCCGTCGGCCACTACGACGTCGTGCACTCCCACTACTGGCTGTCGGGCCAGGTGGGCATGCTGGCCCGGGACCGCTGGCAGGTCCCGCTGGTGCACTCGATGCACACCATGGCGAAGGTCAAGAACGCCGCGCTCGCCACCGGGGACGCGCCCGAGCCGACCGCCCGGCTGATCGGCGAGCAGCAGGTGGTGGCCGCTGCCGACGTGCTGGTGGCCAACACCGCCCAGGAGGCCGGCCAGCTCGTCGACCTCTACGACGCCGACCCCGCCCGGGTCGAGGTGGTCCACCCCGGGGTGGACCTGGGGGTCTTCCGCCCGCAGGACGTCGCCGGGGCCCGTCGGCAGCTGGGCCTGCCGCTGGACGCGCACGTGCTGCTCTTCGCCGGCCGGATCCAGCCGCTCAAGGCCCCCGACGTGCTGCTGCGCGCCGTCGCCGTGCTGCTCGAGCTCGACCCCGGGCTGCGCTCCCGGCTGGTGGTGCCGGTGGTCGGCGGCCCGTCGGGCTCCGGCCTGGAGCACCCCGAGTCGTTGGCGCTGCTGGCCGAGGAGCTCGGGCTGCGTGACGTGGTCCGGTTCGTTCCGCCGGTCGACCGGAGCACGCTGGCGTGCTGGTACGCCGCGGCCACCCTGGTCGCCGTCCCCTCGCACAACGAGTCGTTCGGGCTGGTCGCGGTGG
The window above is part of the Nocardioides campestrisoli genome. Proteins encoded here:
- the mshA gene encoding D-inositol-3-phosphate glycosyltransferase, with translation MDRVAMISLHTSPLDQPGTGDAGGMNVYVLELARRLGQQGVEVDIFTRATSSSLPATVEAAPGVLVRHVAAGPYEGLAKADLPAQLCAFAREVLRAEACQPVGHYDVVHSHYWLSGQVGMLARDRWQVPLVHSMHTMAKVKNAALATGDAPEPTARLIGEQQVVAAADVLVANTAQEAGQLVDLYDADPARVEVVHPGVDLGVFRPQDVAGARRQLGLPLDAHVLLFAGRIQPLKAPDVLLRAVAVLLELDPGLRSRLVVPVVGGPSGSGLEHPESLALLAEELGLRDVVRFVPPVDRSTLACWYAAATLVAVPSHNESFGLVAVEAQAAGTPVVAAAVGGLTTVVADESSGLLVQGHDPRDWAHALRRVLEEPGLRERLGRGALAQAAHFAWERTASETLETYGRAASLMRTEVPA